A section of the Methanococcus voltae genome encodes:
- the upp gene encoding uracil phosphoribosyltransferase, with the protein MKKDTRWEGVYSFEDSPFLIETLSDLREQDTDNIAFRKGLVRLGRYMGYELTKTMDFEEVEIETPLEATIGLKGKDRKNVLIITVLRVAIPLMEGLIKTLESARVGIVSASRGPAPDFEIKMDYIKVPKLKEEDTLIICDPMIATGSTLISVMRELKSCGMPKRVVVVGVIGAPEGIDAIKKEFPETEIYVTKMDRELNKKGYILPGLGDAGDRAFGEPVKVSLLPQMHNLE; encoded by the coding sequence ATGAAAAAAGATACAAGATGGGAAGGAGTATACTCATTTGAAGACTCACCTTTTTTAATTGAAACACTTTCAGATTTAAGAGAGCAAGATACTGACAACATTGCGTTCAGAAAAGGTCTTGTAAGACTTGGTAGGTATATGGGCTACGAATTAACAAAAACAATGGATTTTGAAGAAGTAGAAATCGAAACACCCCTTGAAGCTACAATTGGTTTAAAAGGAAAAGACAGGAAAAATGTATTAATCATTACAGTTTTAAGAGTTGCTATTCCTTTAATGGAAGGTTTAATCAAAACACTAGAATCTGCCAGAGTAGGTATTGTTTCAGCTTCAAGAGGACCGGCTCCAGACTTTGAAATTAAAATGGACTACATAAAAGTACCTAAATTAAAAGAAGAAGACACCTTGATTATCTGCGACCCTATGATTGCTACAGGTTCAACTTTAATCAGCGTTATGAGAGAACTCAAAAGCTGTGGTATGCCAAAAAGAGTTGTTGTAGTTGGTGTAATTGGTGCTCCTGAAGGTATCGATGCAATTAAAAAAGAATTCCCTGAAACAGAGATATATGTTACTAAAATGGACAGAGAATTAAACAAAAAAGGTTATATATTACCAGGTCTCGGAGATGCAGGAGATAGAGCATTTGGAGAACCTGTGAAAGTTTCATTATTACCACAAATGCACAACCTTGAATAA
- a CDS encoding ATP-dependent helicase, whose protein sequence is MDSDEKILDLFQDGVKDWWVQKFEKYKEFNEGYFTPPQRQAIPRIHYGRNTLICSPTGSGKTLSSFMSIINELFRIEKEEGLENSVYCIYISPLKSLANDIHVNLEEPLVEIKEILKEKYGKEDMGDIRHAIRHGDTTSYQKSKMLKQTPHILNTTPESLAIILNSPKFKEKLRTVRWVVIDEIHSLADNKRGVHLSLSLERLRELTNNEFVRIGCSATVEPLDEVASYLGGYYDIETPRPVEIVDTRFVRSYDMKLICPVPDLIMSTPEEISKKLYGELHNLIQEHENTLIFTNTRGGAERILYNLRRKFPEYTEENSGSHHGSLSRDKRLEIESKLKKGELKVVTTSSSLELGIDMPYVDLVIQIGSPKSVKVLLQRIGRAGHGIERIAKGRLIALDRDELVECTVMLKKAREGFIDKVQIPKKPLDVLVQHIYGIAINGIIEFEKVKDIVRRSYNYNTMTEEDFKIVLNYMTASYAGMEDRNIYSKIWYDEETKKIGKSGKTARMIYYMNIGTIPDDFSCDVYVRANKAWIGKLDEQYLDRLEKGDVFALGGEHLKFIYRRGSKVYVDKTSEKPNIPNWYSERLPLSYDLGKNVLEFKKTAIEKYGNGILKEWLSELPIDNNSIESLYGLFGQQIQYKGNSSISLPNRLVIEEYNGEGYDGYKKDKKGKTENKYLYIHSNYGRKFNDGFSRAIAYKISEHFGVGVLVSVSDTGFSLEVPKKKRIDIVQIIKELTPNNVYGILKLALENTNLMKRNFRINATRSLMILRNYAGRKKSAKRQQVSADLLIHYAKKLDRFAPLEETYREIIEDSLEVEHLQEILGKIQSGHIKLEHIDVSVPTPMSFGLATLTASDAVLAEDKNNLLKLFHAQVMYKISKKGK, encoded by the coding sequence ATAGATTCTGACGAAAAAATACTGGATTTATTCCAAGATGGGGTTAAAGATTGGTGGGTACAAAAATTCGAAAAATACAAAGAATTTAACGAGGGTTATTTCACACCCCCTCAACGTCAAGCAATCCCCCGTATTCATTACGGGAGAAATACTCTTATTTGTAGCCCTACTGGTAGTGGTAAGACTCTAAGTAGTTTTATGAGTATCATAAACGAGCTTTTCAGAATTGAAAAAGAAGAAGGACTCGAAAATAGCGTGTATTGTATATACATAAGTCCCTTGAAGAGTTTGGCAAATGACATTCACGTAAATCTTGAAGAGCCACTCGTAGAAATCAAAGAAATTTTAAAGGAAAAGTATGGAAAAGAAGATATGGGGGATATAAGGCACGCTATAAGACACGGAGATACTACAAGTTACCAAAAAAGTAAAATGTTGAAGCAAACACCCCATATTTTAAATACTACCCCTGAAAGTTTAGCAATTATCTTGAACTCACCCAAGTTTAAAGAAAAATTAAGGACTGTTAGATGGGTTGTTATTGATGAAATACACTCTCTAGCAGATAATAAAAGAGGGGTACACCTTAGTTTAAGCCTTGAAAGACTGCGAGAACTTACAAATAACGAATTCGTAAGAATTGGTTGTAGTGCTACGGTTGAACCACTTGATGAAGTTGCAAGTTATCTGGGCGGTTACTATGATATAGAAACCCCTAGACCTGTGGAAATTGTAGATACGAGATTTGTACGTAGCTACGATATGAAATTAATTTGTCCAGTTCCGGATTTAATTATGAGTACGCCAGAGGAAATTTCAAAAAAATTATACGGTGAATTACATAATTTAATTCAAGAACATGAAAATACCCTTATATTTACAAATACGAGGGGTGGAGCAGAACGTATATTGTACAACTTACGTAGAAAATTCCCAGAATATACGGAAGAAAATAGTGGTAGCCACCACGGTAGTTTATCTAGGGATAAAAGGTTAGAAATAGAATCTAAGCTTAAAAAGGGTGAATTAAAAGTAGTAACCACGAGCAGTAGTCTTGAACTTGGTATTGATATGCCATACGTGGACTTGGTTATTCAGATCGGTAGCCCGAAAAGTGTTAAAGTACTACTTCAACGTATTGGTAGAGCAGGTCACGGTATTGAGAGGATTGCTAAAGGTAGATTAATAGCTTTAGATAGGGATGAACTTGTAGAATGTACAGTTATGCTAAAAAAAGCAAGAGAAGGGTTTATAGATAAGGTTCAGATACCTAAGAAGCCTTTAGATGTACTTGTTCAACATATCTATGGAATTGCAATTAATGGAATAATTGAATTTGAAAAAGTTAAAGATATAGTACGAAGAAGTTATAATTATAACACGATGACCGAAGAGGACTTTAAAATAGTTTTAAACTACATGACTGCTAGTTATGCAGGAATGGAAGATAGAAACATCTATTCTAAAATTTGGTATGACGAAGAAACCAAAAAAATTGGAAAATCAGGTAAAACTGCAAGAATGATATATTACATGAATATCGGCACTATTCCAGATGATTTTAGCTGTGATGTATATGTAAGAGCAAATAAAGCTTGGATTGGTAAATTAGACGAACAATACCTTGATAGACTTGAAAAAGGCGATGTTTTTGCATTGGGTGGCGAACATTTGAAGTTTATATACCGTAGAGGTAGTAAGGTATACGTTGATAAAACGTCTGAAAAACCAAATATTCCAAATTGGTACTCTGAAAGACTCCCACTTAGCTATGATTTGGGTAAAAACGTTTTAGAGTTTAAAAAGACTGCAATAGAGAAATATGGCAATGGCATATTAAAAGAATGGCTTTCCGAATTACCTATAGATAATAACAGTATAGAAAGTCTTTATGGGCTATTCGGTCAGCAAATTCAGTATAAGGGTAATAGTAGCATTAGTTTACCTAATAGACTTGTTATAGAAGAATATAATGGTGAAGGCTACGATGGCTACAAGAAAGATAAGAAAGGAAAAACTGAAAATAAGTATCTTTACATCCACAGTAATTATGGAAGAAAATTCAACGATGGATTCAGTAGAGCCATAGCTTATAAAATTAGTGAGCATTTTGGCGTTGGTGTGCTAGTTAGCGTCTCAGATACTGGTTTTTCATTGGAAGTGCCAAAGAAAAAACGTATTGACATAGTTCAAATTATCAAAGAGCTAACTCCGAATAACGTATATGGCATTTTAAAGCTTGCTCTTGAAAATACCAATCTTATGAAGAGAAATTTTAGAATAAACGCTACAAGAAGCTTGATGATACTTAGAAACTACGCTGGACGTAAAAAATCCGCTAAAAGACAGCAAGTCAGTGCTGATTTGTTGATACACTATGCTAAAAAGTTAGATAGATTTGCACCACTTGAAGAGACTTACCGTGAAATTATCGAAGATAGTTTGGAAGTTGAGCATTTGCAGGAAATTTTGGGTAAAATACAGTCTGGGCATATTAAATTAGAACATATTGATGTATCAGTGCCAACTCCA